From Xanthomonas sp. 10-10:
CGGGGTGAGCAGTTTCTTCCAGCAGGTGAATTACATCGGTGGCGTACGTGATGCCAACGACACCTGGTGGCAGGGCTGGAGCTGCGGCCTGACCGCCGATCGCCCCTGCTGAGGCACGGCATCGCACGGCGGCCAGCGCGCCGCCATGCGATGCGTCCAGCTTCATCTTTCTGTTGTCAGGGCTCCCACGATGCGAAACTTCGCTGTCGCCCGTCTTTCGCGGACGGGCCTGTCTCTTTCCATTTCCACCTTGCTGCTGTCCGGCGCCGCCATGGCGCAGTCGACCGGCAGCGATGCCGCCGGCGGCGGCAGCAGTTCCAGTGCGGCCGCCATTGCGCCCAAGCAACTCGACCAGGTCGTGGTGCGCGGCGAATACATTCCCGAACCGATGCTGCAGACCTCCGAAGTGGCCTCGTTCGTCACCCGCGAGGACATGGAGCGCACCGGCGACAGCAGCGCCGCGGTGGCGCTGACGCGCGTCACCGGCCTGAGCCTGTCGCGCGGCAAATACGTCTATGTACGCGGTCTTGGCGAGCGCTACTCGTCGGCCTTGTTCAACGGCTCGCCGCTGCCCAGCCCCGAGCCGATGCAGCGTGTGGTGCCGCTGGATCTGTTTCCCAGCGACGTGCTGCAAAGCGTGACCGTGCAAAAAACCTATTCGGCCGATTATCCCGGCGAATTCGGTGGCGGCGTGATCGATCTGCAATCGATGACGGTGCCGGACAAGCCGTTCCTGTCGCTCACCGTGGGCGGCGGCGCCAATAGCGTCACTACCGGCGAGAAGGGCCTGACCTATTACGGCTCCGGTGATGACGAGTGGGGCTTTGATGACGGCGCGCGCAAGCAGCCGGGCGCATTGCGCGATGCCATCGCGAGCGGGCGCCGCGTGGACCTGGGCAATTTCTCGCGCGATGACATCCGCCGCATCGGCCGCAGCATGAACAACGCCAACCTGTATGTGCTGCAGGAAAAGGACAGCATCGACCCGGACGTCAACGTCGGCGGCAGCGCCGGCTACAGCATGGACATCGGCGAGGCCAAGCTGGGCATTCTTGCGGTGGCCAGCTACGACAACGAATGGCGCACGCGTACCGGCAAGCAGCAGGACGGCATCTTTGTCGGCGATGGCGTGGAGTTCAATTCCAACTACGACTTTGCGACCACGCGCAACAACGTGCGCACCAACGGCATGCTCGGCCTGGGTTGGGAATATGGCCGCCACAAGATCGGCTGGACCACCTTGTATGTACACGACAGCCTGAAGGTGGCGCGCAGCCGCGCCGGCCGCGACGAGCTGGCCGGATTCGATGTGCGCGACGACAACACCGAGTGGTATGCGCGTCGGTTGATCAACAATCAGCTGCTCGGCTCGCATGCGTTCGGCGAATACGACGATCTCAAGATCGAGTGGCGCGCGGCGGTGGCCAATGCCAGCCGCGATGTACCGTACGAAACCGGCATCCGTTACGAGTTGCTCGACGGTTACTGGGCGCACGATGCCTCGCGCGTGCAGAACTACACACGCTTCAGCAAGGTCGACGACAAGGTCGCCAGCGGCGGCGTGGACGTGACCTGGCGGCTGCCGATCGAGCACGACCTCACCGTCAAGGGCGGGTTGGCGTATCTGGACAACGACCGCACCGCGTGGAGCCGCGAGTTCCGCTTTCTGGCGCTGGATGGCCCGTTGCCGTTCCTGAACCAGTATCAGCGCGTGGATTACCTGATCTCCGACTACAACCTCAGCAACGATCTGCTGCGGCTGCGCGAGACCACCGGCAGTTTCGGTGCGGCAGCCTACGACGCGACCTTGAAGGTCAAGGCGGCCTACCTGCAGGCAGAAGGCGAGATCGTGCCGACCCTGCGCGCCACCGTGGGCGTGCGTTATGAAGACGCCACCCAGGCGGTGCATCCGTACGACATCTTCAGCGGCGCACGCCAGGACAGCGTGGCACCGTTGCAGAACAGCTACGCGCTGCCATCGGCCACGGTGACCTGGAACTTTGCCGACAACCAGCAGCTGCGCTTCGGTGCGTCCAAGACGATCGCGCGGCCGCAATTCCGCGAAATGGCGCCGCAGCAGTATCTGGACCCGGATATCGACCGCCAGTTCTTCGGCAATCCGTTCCTGATCGACAGCGAGCTGGTCAATCTGGATGCGCGCTACGAATGGTTCTTCGAGCCGGGCCAGTACGTCACCGTCGGCGCGTTCTACAAGAACATCGACAAGCCGATCGAAGCCATCGTCAACGACGCGCCCGGTGGCGGCATCGTGCAGAGTTTCATCAATGCGCCCAAGGCCACGTTGTACGGCATCGAGCTGGAAGCCAAGAAGTATCTGGACGTGCCGGTCGCGGCCGATTGGTGGGGCGACAAGCGCATGTTCGTGTCCGGCAACTACACGCGCACCACGTCCGAGGTGAGCGCCAGTGCCGGCGATACCGTGCAGCCGTTCGGCTTCAGCGCACCGGTACAGGCCAACCTGTTCATTCGCGACGGCTCGGCGTTGCAGGGACAATCGGACGATATCGCCAACCTGCAGATCGGTGTGGAGAGCGAGAGCACGCACAGCCAGGCGACCTTGATCGCCAACTACGTCGGCGAGCGAATTTCTGCGCGTGGTCGCCCGGGTCAACCGGATTACATCGACAAGCCTGGAACCTCGCTGGATCTGGTAATCAAGAAGGGCCTGGTGTGGTCTGGCGATACGCTCTCGGTGAACTTCGCCGCACGTAATCTGCTCAAGACCAAGTATCAGGAGTTCCAGCGCGTGGGCAGCAGCCGGGTCGATCTGTACACCTACCAGCCCGGCATCAGCTATGACATCAGTGTGACAGCGCGTTTCTGATCCATCGGGCGCGTGTCGGATCGCAAACGCCCGCTGTGCTTCGGCATGGCGGGCGTTTGCGTTTTGCCGCATGTCGGTGTGTGTCGTCTGGTGTCATCGATTTCTTCGAACTGACACATTGCTGCCGCATTCTGTCATCCGATCGCAATCCTTCAGCCGGATGTCTGCTTTGCACCGCGCCTTGCCCTCGTTGACTACCGTCATGTCGTCGCATGCCGCACGCACGGCACTGGGCTGTGCGCTGGTCGGGTTGCTGGCACTGCAAGGGCTGCGTCTGCTGTGGTTGCTGATCACCCCGGTCGGTCCGGTTGGTCACGCACAGCCGGTCGCGGGCACGGTGTCGGAGTGGTCTGCATTGCGCCGCGACGTGTTCTATCGCAGCGTTGCCGACAGCAATAGCGATGGCGTGCTGCTGCACGGTGTGCGTGCGGGTGCTGCGCAGGCAGCGGCCTACCTGAGTCTCGGCGATGGCCGGCAGGGCGCCTACCGCGTCGGCGATACGGTGATGCCCGGCGTCGTGTTGCAAGCGGTCACCGCCGACCACGTGCTGCTGCGGACCGGTAGCGGCGTGCGCCGCCTGACATTGCTCGATGCGGCGCCGCAGGCGCCTGCGACAACGTCATCGTCAGCGAACACAGCCGCAGGTAGCGCATCCGGCGTGATGTCCAACGTGGGCAATGCGACGGCAGCAGCAGGCGCAACCGCGGTCGACCCGCAACAGCTGCTGAGCAGCGCCGGGCTGCGTGCAAGCGCGGATGGCAGCGGCTTCACCATCATGCCGCGTGGCGATGGCGCGCTGTTGCGCCAGGCCGGCCTGGCGGCAGGCGATGTACTGACCCAGATCAACGGGCGCACGCTCGATGCCGAACACCTGCGCGAGTTGCAGGACGAACTGCGCGATGGCCAGGCGGCCACGCTGACCTATCGCCGCGACGGCCAGACCCACACCATGACCTTGAAGCGCCCGCAATGATTGCTGCTCGCCCCATATGGCTGTTGTCGGCCACGTTGCTGTGCGTGTGCGCCGTGACACCAGTCGTCTCGCTGCAGGCCGCCGATGCGCCAGCAGTGCGGCTGCAGGACGTGGACCTGCGCGCCTTCATCCAGGATGTCTCGCGCGCCACCGGCATCACCTTCATCGTGGACACCCGCGTGCAGGGCACGGTCAACGTGGCGCGCGCGCAGGCGATGAGCGAAGCCGACCTGCTCGGCATGTTGCTGGCGGTGTTGCGCGCCAACGGCTTGATTGCGGTGTCCAGTGGTCCGTCGACCTATCGCATCATTCCCGACGATACCGCCGCGCAACAGCCGGGTAGTGCCGCCAGCGGCAATCTGGGGTTTGCCACGCAGGTGTTCACGCTGCAGCGGGTGGATGCGCGTAGCGCGGCAGAGATCCTCAAACCGCTGATCGGGCGCGGCGGCGTGATCATGGCGATGCCGCAGGGCAATGGCCTGTTGATAGCCGACTACGCCGACAACCTGCGCCGCATTCGCGGGCTGGTGACGCAGATCGATACCGATCGCGCGGCCATCGACACGGTGACCTTGCGCAATAGTTCCGCGCAGGAGCTGGCACGCACATTGACCTCGCTGTTTGGCCAGGCCGGCGAGCGCAGTGCGGTACTGTCGGTGTTGCCGGTGGACAGCAGCAATTCGTTGATCGTACGCGGCGACCCGGCGCTGGTGCAGCGGGTGGTGCGCACCGCGATGGATCTGGACGGGCGCGCCGAGCGCCGTGGCGATGTCAGCGTGGTGCGGCTGCAACACGCCAGCGCCGAGCAGTTGCTGCCGGTATTGCAGCAGCTGGTCGGGCAGACGCCGGGCAATGAGGCGCAAGCCGGGCAGGACACGCGCTCCACTGCCGTGGATGTGGCGGCAGCCGCCGGCACCGCACAGACCCAGGTGATCGCACCGGCTACCGGCAAGCGCCCGGTGATCGTGCGCTACCCCGGCTCCAACGCCCTGATCATCAATGCCGACCCGGAAACCCAGCGTGCCTTGATGGACGTGATCCGCCAGCTGGACGTGCATCGCGAGCAGGTACTGGTGGAAGCGATCGTGGTGGAGATTTCCGACACTGCGGCCAAGCGCCTGGGCGTGCAGCTGCTGCTGGCTGGCCGCAACGGCACCGTGCCGTTGATCGCCACACAGTACAGCGGTGCAGCGCCGGGCATCGTGCCCCTGGCTGCGGCCGCCGCCGGCACGCGCAGCAATAACGGCGACGACGATTCGGTGCTGGAACAGGCGCGCAATGTGGCCGCGCAATCGTTGCTGGGACTGAGTGGCGGCCTGATCGGCCTGGCCGGGCAAAGCAACGATGCGGTGTTCGGCATGATCATCGATGCGGTCAAGAGCGATACCGGCTCCAATCTGCTGTCCACGCCATCGATCATGACGCTGGACAACGAGCAGGCGCGCATCCTGGTGGGCCAGGAAGTGCCGATCACCACCGGCGAGGTGCTGGGCGCGGCCAACGACAACCCGTTCCGCACCATCCAGCGTCAGGACGTGGGCGTGGAGCTTGAGGTGCGCCCGCAGATCAATACCGCCGGCGGCATCACGCTTGCGATCAAGCAGGAAGTCTCGGCAATTG
This genomic window contains:
- the gspD gene encoding type II secretion system secretin GspD, translated to MIAARPIWLLSATLLCVCAVTPVVSLQAADAPAVRLQDVDLRAFIQDVSRATGITFIVDTRVQGTVNVARAQAMSEADLLGMLLAVLRANGLIAVSSGPSTYRIIPDDTAAQQPGSAASGNLGFATQVFTLQRVDARSAAEILKPLIGRGGVIMAMPQGNGLLIADYADNLRRIRGLVTQIDTDRAAIDTVTLRNSSAQELARTLTSLFGQAGERSAVLSVLPVDSSNSLIVRGDPALVQRVVRTAMDLDGRAERRGDVSVVRLQHASAEQLLPVLQQLVGQTPGNEAQAGQDTRSTAVDVAAAAGTAQTQVIAPATGKRPVIVRYPGSNALIINADPETQRALMDVIRQLDVHREQVLVEAIVVEISDTAAKRLGVQLLLAGRNGTVPLIATQYSGAAPGIVPLAAAAAGTRSNNGDDDSVLEQARNVAAQSLLGLSGGLIGLAGQSNDAVFGMIIDAVKSDTGSNLLSTPSIMTLDNEQARILVGQEVPITTGEVLGAANDNPFRTIQRQDVGVELEVRPQINTAGGITLAIKQEVSAIAGPVSAQSSELVFNKRQIETRVVVENGAIVALGGLLDQNDRQTVEKVPLLGDVPGLGALFRHKSRNRDKTNLMVFIRPTIIRDAADAQRMTAPRYTYLRDRQLADGDPEAALDALVRDYLRAQPPQLPAGPSPAPAATPAPGARPVQR
- a CDS encoding type II secretion system protein N, which gives rise to MSALHRALPSLTTVMSSHAARTALGCALVGLLALQGLRLLWLLITPVGPVGHAQPVAGTVSEWSALRRDVFYRSVADSNSDGVLLHGVRAGAAQAAAYLSLGDGRQGAYRVGDTVMPGVVLQAVTADHVLLRTGSGVRRLTLLDAAPQAPATTSSSANTAAGSASGVMSNVGNATAAAGATAVDPQQLLSSAGLRASADGSGFTIMPRGDGALLRQAGLAAGDVLTQINGRTLDAEHLRELQDELRDGQAATLTYRRDGQTHTMTLKRPQ
- a CDS encoding TonB-dependent receptor, with translation MRNFAVARLSRTGLSLSISTLLLSGAAMAQSTGSDAAGGGSSSSAAAIAPKQLDQVVVRGEYIPEPMLQTSEVASFVTREDMERTGDSSAAVALTRVTGLSLSRGKYVYVRGLGERYSSALFNGSPLPSPEPMQRVVPLDLFPSDVLQSVTVQKTYSADYPGEFGGGVIDLQSMTVPDKPFLSLTVGGGANSVTTGEKGLTYYGSGDDEWGFDDGARKQPGALRDAIASGRRVDLGNFSRDDIRRIGRSMNNANLYVLQEKDSIDPDVNVGGSAGYSMDIGEAKLGILAVASYDNEWRTRTGKQQDGIFVGDGVEFNSNYDFATTRNNVRTNGMLGLGWEYGRHKIGWTTLYVHDSLKVARSRAGRDELAGFDVRDDNTEWYARRLINNQLLGSHAFGEYDDLKIEWRAAVANASRDVPYETGIRYELLDGYWAHDASRVQNYTRFSKVDDKVASGGVDVTWRLPIEHDLTVKGGLAYLDNDRTAWSREFRFLALDGPLPFLNQYQRVDYLISDYNLSNDLLRLRETTGSFGAAAYDATLKVKAAYLQAEGEIVPTLRATVGVRYEDATQAVHPYDIFSGARQDSVAPLQNSYALPSATVTWNFADNQQLRFGASKTIARPQFREMAPQQYLDPDIDRQFFGNPFLIDSELVNLDARYEWFFEPGQYVTVGAFYKNIDKPIEAIVNDAPGGGIVQSFINAPKATLYGIELEAKKYLDVPVAADWWGDKRMFVSGNYTRTTSEVSASAGDTVQPFGFSAPVQANLFIRDGSALQGQSDDIANLQIGVESESTHSQATLIANYVGERISARGRPGQPDYIDKPGTSLDLVIKKGLVWSGDTLSVNFAARNLLKTKYQEFQRVGSSRVDLYTYQPGISYDISVTARF